A single region of the Mechercharimyces sp. CAU 1602 genome encodes:
- a CDS encoding acyl-CoA carboxylase subunit beta, translating into MRKETEAQLQDRRATIATGGAPKYHERLKEQQKWFVRERLQRLFDDGEIVEDGLFANGLEEGLPADGVITALGKIHGQQVCVMANDSTVKAGSWGSRTVEKIIRIQETAERLQVPLLYLVDSAGARITDQIEMFPGRRGAGRIFYNQVKLSGQIPQICLLFGPSAAGGAYIPAFCDIVIMVDQRASMYLGSPRMAEMVIGEKVTLEEMGGARMHCTKSGCGDVLAESEEEAIQLARNYLSYFPRNYEQRPPLAPVHAPLASAKAIEEIVPDHQNMPFDMYEVIEALIDKDSFFEVKKLFAGELITGLARIEGRSIGIIANQSKVKGGVLFADTADKAARFITLCDAFNIPLLFLADVPGFMIGTQVEKNGIIRHGAKMIAAMSEATVPKISVVVRKAYGAGLYAMAGPAFEPDCCLALPTAQIAVMGPEAAVNAVYSNHIAKLEGEERTAFIQAKRAEYVEDIDIYRLAAELIVDDIVQPSRLRQELHLRFAAYENKTVTFSRRKHPVYPV; encoded by the coding sequence GTGAGAAAAGAGACAGAAGCTCAATTACAAGATCGTCGAGCTACGATAGCGACGGGAGGAGCACCTAAGTATCACGAGCGCCTCAAAGAGCAACAGAAATGGTTTGTCCGTGAACGCTTACAAAGGTTATTCGATGATGGAGAGATAGTGGAAGACGGCTTGTTTGCTAATGGTTTAGAAGAAGGGTTGCCAGCCGATGGTGTGATAACCGCACTGGGGAAGATTCATGGGCAACAAGTATGTGTGATGGCAAATGACTCCACTGTGAAAGCAGGCTCATGGGGATCGCGGACAGTAGAAAAAATTATCCGTATTCAAGAGACAGCGGAACGACTACAGGTTCCTCTTTTATACTTGGTCGATTCCGCGGGGGCTCGTATTACCGATCAAATTGAAATGTTTCCGGGGCGGCGTGGAGCAGGCCGCATATTTTATAATCAGGTGAAGTTGTCTGGACAAATTCCGCAAATATGTCTGCTCTTTGGCCCTTCGGCTGCTGGCGGTGCATATATTCCGGCTTTTTGCGATATTGTAATCATGGTTGACCAACGCGCTAGCATGTATTTAGGATCGCCACGAATGGCTGAGATGGTGATTGGTGAAAAAGTGACGTTGGAAGAGATGGGCGGCGCGCGGATGCACTGTACTAAGAGTGGCTGTGGGGATGTATTGGCTGAATCAGAGGAAGAGGCAATCCAACTCGCACGTAACTATTTATCTTATTTTCCACGGAATTATGAACAGAGACCTCCGTTAGCACCGGTGCACGCACCTCTTGCATCAGCGAAAGCGATCGAAGAGATTGTCCCTGATCATCAAAATATGCCGTTTGATATGTATGAAGTGATAGAAGCATTAATTGATAAAGACTCCTTCTTTGAAGTGAAGAAATTGTTTGCAGGGGAATTGATCACTGGGTTGGCACGAATCGAAGGTCGATCAATTGGAATAATAGCGAACCAGTCGAAAGTGAAAGGTGGGGTGCTTTTTGCTGATACGGCCGATAAGGCGGCTCGCTTTATCACATTATGTGATGCGTTTAATATTCCCTTGCTCTTCTTAGCCGATGTGCCTGGGTTTATGATTGGCACGCAAGTAGAGAAAAACGGAATTATTCGTCACGGCGCCAAAATGATCGCTGCTATGTCGGAGGCGACGGTTCCTAAAATTTCAGTAGTTGTTCGTAAAGCATATGGAGCGGGTTTATATGCCATGGCAGGACCGGCATTTGAACCAGATTGCTGTTTAGCACTGCCGACGGCACAAATTGCTGTTATGGGTCCTGAAGCAGCGGTAAATGCCGTTTACAGTAACCATATCGCGAAGCTAGAAGGTGAGGAGCGTACTGCATTTATTCAAGCAAAACGGGCAGAGTATGTAGAGGACATTGATATATATCGTTTAGCGGCGGAACTAATCGTAGATGATATCGTTCAACCATCACGATTGCGACAAGAATTACATTTGCGTTTTGCAGCGTATGAAAACAAAACAGTTACCTTCTCGCGACGGAAACATCCCGTATATCCAGTATAA
- a CDS encoding enoyl-CoA hydratase-related protein, giving the protein MEWERREGISVITLQRPEVYNALNLNALHELQRIIEELSYSKATRAVILTGRGRAFCSGADLKERRGMPPEQVRRYVKTIRETFYALSQLPKPIIAAVNGLALGGGMELALAADIRFASTEAIFGLTETSLGIIPGAGGTQLLPRIVGSAKAKELIFTARKIDAAEAERIGLVTQVTTAEELMPTAMGIAALICDNAPLAVAQAKSAINLGKEVDLETGLMIEAKSYETLIPTKDRIEGLQSFREKRKPIYLGE; this is encoded by the coding sequence ATGGAGTGGGAAAGAAGAGAGGGTATTTCTGTTATAACGTTGCAACGACCCGAAGTATATAACGCACTTAATCTAAATGCGCTGCACGAATTACAACGGATTATTGAAGAACTATCCTATTCAAAAGCGACACGCGCTGTCATTCTTACGGGTAGGGGGCGCGCGTTTTGTTCGGGTGCGGATTTGAAAGAACGGCGTGGTATGCCTCCTGAACAAGTACGTCGTTATGTAAAAACGATACGAGAGACATTTTATGCACTCTCACAACTGCCGAAACCAATTATTGCAGCGGTTAATGGATTGGCGCTTGGCGGAGGCATGGAGCTCGCCTTGGCAGCGGATATTCGCTTTGCTTCTACAGAAGCGATCTTTGGTTTGACTGAAACTTCATTAGGGATTATCCCTGGTGCGGGTGGGACACAATTGCTTCCTCGAATCGTGGGCAGTGCTAAGGCAAAAGAGTTGATCTTTACTGCGCGGAAAATCGATGCTGCCGAAGCGGAACGCATCGGATTGGTGACACAGGTGACTACGGCAGAGGAACTGATGCCTACAGCAATGGGGATAGCGGCGCTTATCTGTGATAACGCACCCCTGGCGGTGGCACAAGCAAAGTCGGCTATAAACCTCGGGAAGGAAGTCGATCTTGAGACAGGATTGATGATTGAAGCGAAATCTTATGAAACCCTTATTCCAACGAAGGACCGTATCGAGGGGCTACAATCATTTCGTGAGAAGCGCAAACCGATCTATTTAGGAGAATGA